In a genomic window of Oncorhynchus kisutch isolate 150728-3 linkage group LG9, Okis_V2, whole genome shotgun sequence:
- the flncb gene encoding filamin-A isoform X11 — MWYKKGTETDNMMSNNTYYEQQQPPQYYQSTDNGDDEEEMPATEKDLAEDAPWKKIQQNTFTRWCNEHLKCLNKRINDLQKDLTDGLKLIGLLEVLSQKKMYRKYHARPNFRQMKLENVSVALEFLEREHIKLVSIDSKAIVDGNLKLILGLIWTLILHYSISMPMWEDEDDEDAKKLTPKQRLLGWIQNKVPQLHINNFHRDWRDGKALGALVDNCAPGLCPDWETWDPSQPVENAREAMQQADDWLGVPQVIAPEEIVDPNVDEHSVMTYLSQFPKSKLKPGAPLRSKTLHPKKAKAYGPGIAPRGNMVLKPAEFIVETVEAGLGEVLVYVEDPEGHTEEARVIPNNDKNRTYSVIYLPKVEGLHKVKVLFAGQDIDRSPFVVSVSKAMGDPNKVQARGPGLEPIGNVANKPTYFDIYTAGAGAGDVGVIIVDSQGRRDTVEIILENKGDSIFRCTYCPILEGSHVIYVTFAGQQIPRSPFTVHISEASNPNVCRASGRGLQPKGVRVKEVADFKVYTKGAGSGELKVTAKGPKGLEEPVKVRDTGEGVYECDYYPIMTGKYTITIIWGGQTIPRSPFEVVVSEDVGPQKVRAWGPGLETGMVGKSADFVVEAIGTEVGTLGFSIEGPSQAKIECDDKGDGSCDVRYWPTEPGDYAVHVICDDEDIKDSPFMAHILLTANDVFPEKVKSYGPGLEPIGCIVNKPAEFTIDTSRAGRGQLKIYAQDAEGFPIDIQITENGDSTFLCVYIPTKPIKHTIIITWGEVNVPNSPFRVTIGEGSHPDNVKVYGPGVEKSGLKANEPTYFTVDCCEAGQGDVSIGIKCAPGVVGPAEADIDFDIIKNDNDTFTVKYMPPGPGRYTIMVLFADHEIPISPFRIKVDPSHDANKVRAEGPGLNKTGVEVGKPTHFTIYTKGAGKAKPEVHFTGAAKGDAVRDFEIIDNHDYSYTVRYTAVQQSNMSISICHGGDPIPKSPFNITVAPPLDLNKVKVQGLNNKVDVGKDQEFTVSTHGVGGQGKMDVKITSPSRRPIPCKLESDTANEVHTVKYIPPEEGPYKVDISYDGNPVPGSPFTVEGVMPPDPSKVRAYGPGLQGGMVGKPAPFAIDTKGAGTGGLGLTVEGPCEAKIECQDNGDGSCSVSYLPTEPGEYAINILFAEQHIPGSPFKAMVQSVFDPSKVTASGPGLERGKVNEAGSFVVDCAKAGDAELTIEIISDSGSKAEVHVQNNSDGTYSITYIPQFHGMYTITIKYGGHAVPKFPARVQVDPAVDTSGVKVYGPGVEPRGVLREVTTHFIVDARAKSKTGGSHVKARIVNPTGANTDAYITDKGEGTYRVEYTAYEDGMHLIEVLYDDVAVPNSPFHVPVTEGCDPSRVRAYGPGLEEGLVNKPNRFTVETRGAGTGGLGLAIEGPSEAKMSCKDNKDGSCSVEYIPFTPGDYDVNITFGGLPIPGSPFRVPVRELVDPSKVRCSGPGLGSGVRAHVLQTFTVDTSKAGLAPLGVVLYGPTGVAEPVNITDNGDGTHTATYTPAKDGPYTVCVKYADQEVPRSPYKIKTLPAHDASKVRASGPGLNAQGVPASLPVEFTIDARDAGEGLLTVQILDPEGKPKKANIRDNRDGTYTVSYVPDMAGRYTITIKYGGDEIPYSPYRIHALPIGDASKCLVTVSIGGHGLGSGLGPTIQIGEETVITVDAKAAGKGKVTCKVSTPDGAELDVDVVENSDGTFDIYYTAPEPGKYVITIRFGGEHIPNSPFHVVASDTVPIIEEPCDKLQLQQPYQAYQGYPPHWATEEPVTTGDIMEPMLRPFNLVIPFTVQKGEITGEVRMPSGKTARPNITDNKDGTVTVKYAPTEKGLHEMDIKYDGNHIPGSPLQFYVDAINSGHVTAYGPGLSHGMVNKPATFTIVTKDAGEGGLSLAVEGPSKAEINCKDNKDGTCTVSYLPTVPGDYNIIVKFDNKHIAGSPYTAKITGDDTMRTSQLNVGTATDVSLKISETDLSSLTASIRAPSGNEEPCLLKRLPNRHIGISFTPKEVGEHVVSVKKNGTHVTNSPFKIMVGQSEIGDASKVKVFGQGLVEGHIFEVAEFIVDTRNAGYGGLGLSIEGPSKVDINCEDVEDGTCKVTYCPTEPGNYIINIKFADQHVPGSPFTVKVCGEGRVKESITRKRHAPSIATVGSTCDLNLKIPGDQGTQEMTAQVTSPGGKTEDAEIIDGEDSTYSVRFIPQEMGPHTVNVKYRGQHVPGSPFQFTVGPLGEGGAHKVRAGGTGLDRGVAGVAAEFSIWTREAGAGGLSIAVEGPSKAEISFEDRKDGSCGVAYVVQEPGDYEVSIKFNDEHIPDSPFIVPIATLSDNSRRLTVTSLQEMGLKVGQEASFAVQLNGARGLIDAKVHTPSGAVEECYVTELDSDQHAIRFIPRENGVHSIEVRFNGSHIPGSPFKIRVGEIGQVGDPGMVSAFGPGLEGGTTGAASDFVVNTCNAGSGALSVTIDGPSKVKMDCQDCPEGYKVTYTPMAPGSYLITIKYGGPSHIVGSPFKAKVTGARLSGGHSLHETSSVLVETVTKTSSSSSSMGVAYGPKFSSDASKVVSRGAGLSKAFVGQKNTFTVDCSKAGTNMLMVGVHGPKTPCEEVYVKHLGNRMYNVTYTVKEQGNYILIVKWGDENVPGSPFHVTVP; from the exons GTGATAGCCCCTGAGGAAATAGTGGATCCCAATGTGGACGAGCACTCGGTGATGACCTACCTGTCCCAGTTTCCCAAGTCCAAGCTGAAGCCTGGTGCCCCGCTGCGCTCCAAGACTCTGCACCCCAAGAAGGCCAAGGCCTATGgaccag GTATTGCGCCCAGAGGTAACATGGTGCTGAAGCCGGCTGAGTTCATCGTGGAGACAGTGGAGGCGGGGCTAGGGGAGGTGCTGGTCTATGTGGAGGACCCAGAGGGACACACAGAGGAG GCCAGAGTGATCCCCAACAATGACAAGAACAGGACGTACTCTGTCATCTACCTGCCCAAAGTGGAGGGCCTTCACAAG GTGAAGGTGCTTTTCGCTGGGCAGGACATAGACAGGAGTCCCTTCGTGGTGAGTGTGTCCAAAGCCATGGGAGACCCCAACAAGGTGCAGGCCAGAGGACCAGGACTGGAGCCTATAGGCAACGTGGCTAACAAGCCGACCTACTTCGACATCTACacagcag GTGCCGGTGCTGGAGACGTGGGTGTAATCATCGTGGACTCCCAGGGCAGAAGAGACACCGTGGAGATCATTCTGGAAAACAAGGGGGACAGTATTTTCCGTTGCACCTATTGTCCTATCCTGGAGGGGTCTCATGTTATCTATGTGACGTTTGCTGGGCAGCAGATACCCAGAAGCCCTTTCACCGTCCACATCTCagagg CCAGCAACCCCAACGTGTGCCGGGCCTCAGGGAGAGGTCTCCAGCCTAAGGGGGTGAGGGTGAAAGAGGTGGCCGACTTCAAGGTCTACACCAAGGGCGCCGGCAGCGGAGAGCTCAAGGTCACCGCCAAGGGGCCAA AGGGACTAGAGGAGCCTGTGAAGGTGCGTGACACGGGAGAAGGGGTGTATGAGTGTGACTACTACCCCATCATGACTGGCAAATATACCATCACCATCATCTGGGGCGGACAGACCATCCCACGCAG CCCGTTCGAGGTGGTGGTGAGTGAGGACGTGGGGCCCCAGAAGGTGAGGGCGTGGGGGCCGGGCCTGGAGACAGGCATGGTGGGGAAGTCAGCTGACTTTGTGGTGGAGGCCATCGGCACAGAGGTGGGAACTCTGG GTTTCTCCATCGAGGGCCCGTCGCAGGCTAAGATAGAGTGTGATGATAAGGGCGACGGGTCATGTGACGTACGTTACTGGCCCACGGAGCCTGGCGACTACGCTGTTCACGTCATCTGTGACGACGAGGACATCAAGGACAGCCCCTTTATGGCCCACATCCTCCTCACAGCCAATGACGTGTTCCCTGAGAAG GTGAAGAGCTATGGCCCAGGTCTGGAACCGATTGGCTGCATTGTCAACAAACCAGCAGAGTTCACCATTGATACAAGTAGAGCCGGCAGAGGCCAGCTGAAGATATACGCCCAGGATGCAGAGGGCTTCCCCATAGACATCCAGATCACAGAGAACGGAGACAGCACCTTCCTCTGTGTCTACATTCCCACCAAGCCCATCAAACACACCATCATTATCACCTGGGGAGAGGTCAACGTCCCCAACAGTCCCTTCAGG gtgaccATCGGAGAGGGCAGCCACCCAGATAATGTGAAGGTGTACGGTCCAGGTGTGGAGAAGTCAGGTCTGAAGGCCAACGAGCCCACCTACTTCACTGTGGACTGCTGCGAGGCAGGACAAG GGGATGTCAGTATTGGCATCAAGTGTGCTCCCGGCGTGGTGGGTCCGGCAGAGGCTGACATCGACTTTGACATCATCAAGAACGACAACGACACGTTCACAGTGAAGTACATGCCCCCCGGCCCCGGACGCTACACCATCATGGTGCTGTTCGCTGACCac GAAATACCCATCAGCCCTTTCAGAATCAAGGTGGACCCCTCTCATGACGCTAACAAGGTGAGGGCGGAGGGACCCGGACTCAACAAGACAG GTGTGGAGGTAGGTAAGCCCACCCACTTCACCATCTACACCAAGGGAGCGGGCAAGGCCAAGCCTGAAGTGCACTTCACCGGAGCAGCCAAAGGGGACGCTGTCCGAGACTTTGAGATCATTGACAACCATGACTACTCCTACACCGTGCGCTACACTGCAGTGCAACAG AGTAACATGTCTATCTCAATCTGCCACGGCGGTGACCCCATTCCCAAGAGCCCCTTCAACATCACTGTGGCGCCGCCCCTTGACCTCAACAAGGTCAAAGTTCAGGGGTTGAACAACA AGGTCGACGTTGGGAAGGATCAGGAGTTCACAGTGAGCACGCACGGCGTCGGTGGCCAGGGCAAGATGGATGTGAAGATCACCTCACCCTCTCGTCGGCCAATCCCCTGCAAGCTGGAGTCTGACACGGCCAACGAAGTGCACACTGTGAAGTACATTCCCCCTGAGGAGGGCCCCTACAAAGTGGACATCAGCTATGATGGGAACCCTGTGCCTGGGAGCCCCTTCACCGTGGAGGGGGTGATGCCCCCAGACCCCTCAAAG GTGCGTGCCTATGGCCCAGGCCTCCAGGGGGGCATGGTGGGTAAGCCGGCCCCCTTCGCCATTGACACCAAGGGTGCGGGCACTGGCGGGCTGGGCCTGACCGTGGAGGGGCCATGCGAGGCCAAGATCGAGTGCCAGGACAACGGCGACGGGTCCTGCTCTGTCTCCTACCTTCCCACAGAGCCCGGCGAATACGCCATCAACATCCTGTTTGCCGAGCAGCACATCCCCGGCTCCCCCTTCAAGGCCATGGTACAGTCCGTGTTTGACCCCAGTAAGGTCACGGCCAGTGGGCCAGGCCTGGAGAGAGGGAAGGTCAACGAGGCAGGGTCGTTCGTAGTGGACTGCGCCAAGGCTGGGGACGCCGAGCTGACCATTGAGATTATTTCCGATTCGGGGTCGAAGGCGGAGGTGCATGTTCAGAACAACAGTGATGGGACCTATTCTATCACGTACATCCCACAGTTCCATGGCATGTATACTATCACCATTAAATATGGGGGCCACGCCGTGCCCAAGTTCCCCGCCCGTGTGCAAGTGGACCCAGCCGTGGATACCAGCGGGGTGAAGGTGTACGGACCAGGAGTGGAACCCAGAG GGGTCCTGAGGGAGGTGACCACCCATTTCATTGTGGATGCCCGTGCCAAGAGCAAGACCGGGGGCAGCCATGTCAAGGCCCGCATCGTCAACCCTACAGGCGCCAACACAGACGCCTACATCACTGACAAGGGGGAAGGCACCTATAGAGTGGAATACACTGCCTATGAGGATG ggatgCACCTGATTGAGGTGCTGTATGATGATGTGGCGGTGCCTAACAGTCCGTTCCATGTCCCGGTAACGGAGGGTTGTGACCCCAGCCGCGTCAGAGCCTACGGTCCTGGTCTGGAGGAGGGCCTGGTCAACAAACCCAACCGCTTCACTGTGgaaaccag gGGTGCTGGTACAGGGGGTCTGGGTCTGGCCATCGAGGGTCCATCAGAGGCTAAGATGTCTTGTAAGGACAATAAAGATGGCAGCTGCAGTGTGGAGTACATCCCCTTCACCCCGGGAGACTATGACGTCAACATTACCTTCGGAGGCTTGCCCATCCCAG ggagTCCTTTCCGTGTGCCAGTGAGAGAGCTGGTGGACCCAAGTAAGGTGAGGTGTTCAGGTCCAGGGCTGGGTAGTGGAGTCAGAGCCCATGTTCTTCAGACCTTCACTGTGGACACCAGCAAGGCTGGCCTCGCCCCTCTGGGAGTGGTGCTGTACGGACCAACTg GAGTGGCTGAGCCAGTGAACATCACAGATAATGGAGACGGAACACACACAGCGACCTACACACCGGCCAAGGACGGCCCGTACACCGTGTGTGTGAAGTACGCTGACCAGGAGGTCCCTCGCAG tccgTATAAGATCAAGACATTGCCTGCTCATGATGCCAGTAAGGTGCGTGCCAGTGGGCCAGGTTTGAATGCCCAGGGTGTGCCTGCCAGCCTGCCCGTGGAGTTCACCATCGATGCCCGCGATGCTGGCGAAGGTTTGCTCACTGTGCAGATACTG GACCCAGAAGGCAAGCCGAAAAAGGCCAACATCCGTGACAACAGAGATGGGACGTACACAGTGTCCTACGTACCAGACATGGCAGGGCGCTACACCATCACCATCAAGTATGGAGGAGACGAGATTCCCTACTCACCCTATCGTATCCATGCCCTGCCCATTGGAGACGCCAGCAAGTGTCTGGTCACAG TTTCCATCGGAGGACATGGATTGG GTTCAGGCCTCGGACCCACCATCCAGATCGGCGAGGAGACTGTCATCACCGTGGACGCAAAAGCTGCTGGGAAGGGAAAGGTGACCTGTAAGGTGTCGACGCCAGATGGGGCGGAGCTAGACGTGGACGTGGTGGAGAATTCCGACGGAACTTTTGATATCTACTACACGGCTCCGGAACCTGGGAAATACGTCATCACCATCCGCTTTGGAGGAGAACACATTCCAAACAGCCCCTTCCACGTGGTG GCCAGTGATACCGTCCCTATAATAGAGGAACCGTGTGACAAGCTCCAGTTACAACAGCCCTACCAGGCCTACCAGGGCTACCCCCCTCACTGG GCCACAGAAGAGCCCGTCACCACCGGCGATATCATGGAGCCTATGCTCCGCCCCTTTAACCTGGTCATTCCGTTCACCGTTCAGAAGGGAGAGATCACAG gtgaGGTGCGTATGCCCTCAGGTAAGACAGCCCGTCCTAACATCACAGACAACAAGGATGGGACAGTAACAGTGAAGTACGCCCCTACAGAGAAAGGCCTGCATGAGATGGACATCAAATATGACGGAAACCACATCCCAG GAAGTCCCCTCCAGTTCTATGTAGATGCCATTAACAGTGGTCATGTGACAGCCTATGGTCCTGGTCTGAGCCACGGCATGGTCAACAAACCTGCCACCTTCACCATCGTCACGAAGGATGCAGGGGAAG GTGGTCTGTCCCTGGCAGTAGAGGGTCCCTCTAAGGCAGAGATCAACTGTAAGGATAATAAGGATGGAACCTGCACTGTGTCCTACCTTCCCACTGTACCAGGAGACTACAACATCATCGTCAAGTTTGACAACAAACACATCGCCGGCAGCCCCTATACTGCCAAGAtcacag GAGATGACACTATGAGGACATCCCAGCTCAACGTCGGCACGGCAACAGACGTTTCATTGAAGATCTCAGAGACAGACCTGAGCAGCCTGACAGCGAGCATCAGAGCACCGTCGGGCAACGAGGAACCCTGCCTCCTCAAGAGACTGCCCAATCGACACATCG GTATCTCATTCACTCCTAAGGAGGTAGGGGAGCATGTTGTGAGTGTGAAGAAGAACGGGACGCACGTGACCAACAGCCCCTTCAAGATCATGGTGGGCCAGTCAGAGATCGGGGACGCTAGCAAGGTCAAGGTGTTTGGCCAGGGACTGGTGGAGGGACACATCTTTGAGGTGGCTGAGTTCATAGTTGACACCAGGAACGCAG gTTATGGTGGTCTGGGCCTGTCTATAGAGGGTCCCAGTAAGGTGGATATTAACTGTGAGGATGTGGAGGATGGTACCTGTAAGGTGACCTACTGTCCTACTGAACCAGGAAATTACATCATCAACATCAAGTTCGCTGACCAGCACGTCCCAG GAAGTCCTTTCACGGTGAAGGTGTGTGGTGAGGGCAGGGTGAAGGAGAGCATCACTAGGAAGAGACATGCTCCATCCATTGCTACTGTGGGCAGCACCTGTGACCTCAACCTCAAAATACCAG GTGACCAGGGGACCCAGGAGATGACGGCCCAGGTGACCAGTCCGGGGGGTAAGACGGAGGACGCAGAGATCATCGACGGCGAGGACAGCACCTACAGCGTCCGCTTCATCCCCCAGGAGATGGGGCCCCACACGGTCAACGTCAAGTACAGGGGCCAGCATGTCCCCGGGAGCCCCTTCCAGTTCACCGTGGGGcccctgggagagggaggggcacaCAAGGTCCGGGCTGGGGGCACGGGGCTGGATAGAGGAGTGGCAGGAGTGGCAG CTGAGTTTAGTATCTGGACCAGAGAGGCTGGTGCAGGAGGTCTGTCCATCGCTGTAGAGGGGCCCAGTAAGGCAGAGATCAGCTTTGAAGACAGGAAGGATGGATCCTGCGGAGTGGCCTATGTGGTGCAGGAACCAG gtgaCTATGAGGTGTCCATTAAGTTTAATGATGAGCACATCCCAGACAGTCCCTTCATAGTCCCCATCGCCACTCTGTCTGATAACTCACGCCGCCTTACAGTCACCAGCCTACag GAGATGGGGTTGAAGGTGGGCCAGGAGGCGTCGTTCGCGGTGCAGTTGAACGGGGCGAGGGGGTTGATAGATGCTAAGGTTCACACCCCATCCGGAGCTGTAGAGGAGTGTTATGTTACTGAGCTGGACAGCG ACCAGCACGCCATCCGGTTTATCCCGAGGGAGAACGGAGTCCACTCCATCGAAGTGCGTTTCAATGGGAGCCACATTCCCGGTAGTCCCTTCAAGATCCGTGTGGGAGAGATCGGACAGGTCGGAGACCCGGGAATGGTGTCAGCCTTCGGACCTGGGCTGGAAGGAGGAACCACAG GCGCGGCGTCAGATTTTGTAGTGAACACGTGTAATGCGGGGTCGggtgctctgtcagtgaccatcgatGGGCCGTCTAAGGTCAAGATGGACTGTCAGGATTGTCCCGAGGGTTACAAGGTCACCTACACACCCATGGCCCCCGGCAGCTATCTCATCACCATCAAATACGGAGGACCATCCCACATCGTAGGTAGCCCCTTCAAGGCTAAAGTCACAG gtGCTCGTCTCTCTGGTGGTCACAGTCTACATGAAACCTCGTCCGTTCTTGTGGAGACAGTAACCAAGACGTCGTCGTCTTCGTCGTCGATGGGCGTGGCCTATGGCCCTAAGTTCTCTTCGGATGCCAGTAAGGTGGTCTCCCGGGGCGCCGGCCTATCAAAGGCCTTTGTAGGGCAGAAGAACACCTTCACAGTAGACTGCAGCAAAGCAG GAACTAACATGTTGATGGTGGGGGTACACGGCCCAAAGACCCCGTGTGAAGAGGTCTACGTTAAACACCTGGGCAACAGGATGTACAACGTCACCTACACCGTCAAAGAACAGGGCAACTACATCCTCATCGTCAAATGGGGGGATGAAAATGTCCCCGGCAGCCCCTTCCATGTCACCGTCCCCTAA